The proteins below are encoded in one region of bacterium:
- a CDS encoding PorV/PorQ family protein, with amino-acid sequence MRLGKTVLLATLLLGLGAVPASSQIVKKGQVGFRFLENPVSAEAVGRGGLGVAMFRNANAVFWNPGALSWFAGRLDFNVNHTNGIADINHTSAVGAYHWNGVGFFALDLITMDYGDFYGTRRANNDQGFEDTGTFSPNAWALGLTFSQKVSDRFSYGVHLKYARQDLGDAWIATAGKDVNDPGLAIAQRSYAQGEAALDIGAIYDFLYHGVRFGAVIQNISREVRYEEEKFPLPFAVSFSLTVDPWSVFRPEDKNNSLVIGFESRHPRDFKEKIKVGAEYQTRRMFRLRAGYADNYDERGLTAGLGVNTSMSNTDFRLDYAYQDFGIFGGVHLFSFGVTY; translated from the coding sequence ATGAGACTCGGCAAAACAGTTTTACTCGCCACCCTGTTGCTCGGGCTCGGCGCTGTGCCGGCTTCGAGTCAAATCGTCAAGAAGGGCCAGGTCGGATTCCGCTTTTTGGAGAATCCCGTCTCCGCGGAGGCGGTGGGCCGCGGCGGCCTGGGCGTGGCCATGTTTCGCAACGCCAACGCCGTGTTCTGGAATCCCGGCGCGTTGAGCTGGTTCGCGGGCCGGCTGGATTTCAACGTCAATCACACCAACGGCATTGCCGACATCAATCACACCTCGGCGGTGGGCGCCTACCATTGGAACGGCGTCGGCTTCTTTGCGCTTGATCTGATCACCATGGATTACGGCGATTTCTACGGCACCCGGCGCGCCAACAACGACCAGGGCTTCGAGGACACCGGCACCTTTTCCCCCAATGCCTGGGCGCTCGGCCTCACCTTTTCGCAAAAGGTCAGCGACCGCTTCTCCTATGGTGTTCATCTCAAATATGCCCGCCAGGATTTGGGCGACGCCTGGATCGCCACCGCCGGCAAGGATGTCAACGATCCCGGTCTCGCGATCGCACAACGTTCCTACGCGCAAGGCGAGGCGGCGCTGGATATCGGCGCGATTTACGACTTTCTCTATCATGGCGTGCGCTTCGGCGCGGTCATCCAAAACATCTCGCGCGAGGTGCGCTACGAAGAGGAAAAATTCCCGCTGCCCTTTGCCGTCAGCTTCAGCCTGACGGTCGATCCCTGGTCAGTCTTCCGGCCGGAGGACAAGAACAACTCCCTGGTGATCGGGTTCGAATCGCGGCATCCGCGCGATTTCAAAGAGAAGATCAAAGTCGGTGCGGAATACCAAACCCGCAGGATGTTTCGCCTGCGTGCGGGCTATGCCGACAATTATGATGAGAGAGGATTGACCGCCGGCCTGGGCGTGAACACCAGCATGAGCAACACCGATTTCCGCCTGGATTATGCCTATCAAGATTTCGGCATCTTCGGCGGCGTGCATTTGTTTTCCTTCGGTGTCACCTATTGA
- a CDS encoding ROK family protein, with product MFKSGSTSLVKDLNQQHVLNLVRMHPGISASEIQRATKLQMSTISYTLRALKAQGVIQEIGYGDSTVQGGKPPLLWDLAPAYGQVIGIEFIPKEIRLVLLDFSTTVRFQQIYPVHLRRHDNHLEAELCRIITQVLAEQRIAPEHVLGVGVSIPGLIDSQRGVIHYSYAFGVKALPLRDLVQRHFRFPIEIGNDANAGALGIKWLSRTEHLVPHILYVTINQDARGIGAGLIINHELFDGAHGCAGEMAAFLPAVKRRRLLTQAEDKFGRKAGILQRLQALELASIPVAEVVTAAAQGEEAAIYVLREIAKEIGTRLVQLIDLFDPHTVVIGGDICGAEKFISKIIQHRIARLVIADCNRNVPVQFSPFGIYSVAMGSTALILQRIFRPQ from the coding sequence TTGTTCAAGAGCGGCAGCACAAGTCTCGTCAAAGACCTGAATCAACAGCATGTGTTGAATTTGGTGCGCATGCATCCCGGCATTTCCGCCAGTGAAATCCAACGCGCCACCAAGCTGCAAATGTCCACCATCTCCTACACCCTGCGCGCGCTCAAGGCGCAAGGTGTGATTCAGGAAATCGGCTACGGTGACTCGACGGTGCAGGGCGGCAAGCCGCCGCTGTTGTGGGACCTCGCCCCCGCTTACGGCCAGGTCATCGGCATTGAGTTCATTCCCAAAGAGATTCGCTTGGTGCTGCTGGACTTCAGCACCACAGTCCGTTTTCAGCAGATCTACCCCGTTCATCTTCGCCGGCATGACAATCACCTGGAAGCAGAATTGTGCCGCATTATCACGCAGGTGTTGGCGGAGCAAAGAATTGCGCCGGAACACGTGCTGGGCGTGGGGGTGAGCATTCCCGGCTTGATCGACAGCCAGCGCGGCGTGATTCACTATTCCTATGCTTTCGGCGTCAAGGCGCTGCCGCTGCGCGATTTGGTGCAGCGGCATTTTCGCTTTCCCATCGAGATCGGCAATGATGCCAACGCCGGCGCACTGGGCATCAAGTGGCTGAGCCGCACCGAGCACTTGGTGCCGCACATTCTCTACGTCACCATCAATCAAGATGCCCGCGGCATTGGCGCCGGCCTCATCATCAACCACGAGCTGTTCGACGGCGCGCACGGCTGCGCCGGCGAGATGGCTGCTTTTCTGCCCGCGGTCAAACGCCGGCGCCTGCTCACCCAGGCAGAAGACAAATTCGGCCGCAAGGCCGGCATCCTGCAGCGCCTGCAAGCGCTGGAGCTGGCCAGCATTCCGGTGGCCGAAGTGGTCACCGCGGCGGCGCAGGGCGAGGAGGCCGCGATTTATGTGCTGCGCGAGATTGCCAAAGAAATCGGCACGCGGCTGGTGCAATTGATCGATCTGTTCGACCCGCACACTGTCGTCATCGGCGGCGATATCTGCGGCGCGGAAAAATTCATCAGCAAGATCATCCAACATCGCATTGCGCGCCTGGTCATCGCCGACTGCAATCGCAACGTGCCGGTGCAATTCTCGCCCTTCGGCATTTACAGCGTGGCCATGGGCAGCACCGCCTTGATTCTGCAGCGGATTTTCCGGCCGCAATAG
- a CDS encoding extracellular solute-binding protein translates to MPGTSHSKIIALFRRADLAFLFGIAFGLAASSAGCRNSAATSEKTKLLLATHWTDYQRAAINRYLAEYLQLHPELEIEHQNVPFEDYFKKVQISHLSGEAPDIYNVYSLWGVQLVNSGVLDPPPAEVVNDVTQNYIAAAIKGVTINGEIWGIPGELDNYCLVYNKKILKEIGAVDEHGAARPPATWEELIDIAKRATTFDSEGNILRYGYAFLVGWDSAVVHPFLALLYSNGGRFLTADGKQCAFNGPQGVAALQAELRLFHEKGTDTRGSVWEFPNQRVAMMIMATWYESELELLLGRAYEETVGTAPIPRLGSAPATLLYTWFLCVDSRSRHKKEAWDLLMWLTAELQAGKQTTRLGDFFCTTLKALPGRKIDIANHQDELNDLYTSAFVKELENSITEPNLDQGQEIKMILMNAIVDAWHGKRGAPEALNYAAKKIDYILREFVTRGND, encoded by the coding sequence ATGCCAGGAACCAGCCACTCAAAAATCATCGCACTCTTCCGCCGCGCCGACCTCGCCTTCCTGTTCGGAATCGCATTTGGCCTGGCGGCGTCAAGCGCGGGCTGCCGAAACTCGGCCGCCACCTCCGAAAAAACCAAACTCCTCCTGGCCACGCATTGGACCGACTACCAGCGCGCGGCGATCAACCGCTATCTGGCGGAATACCTGCAGCTTCATCCCGAGCTCGAGATCGAGCATCAGAATGTTCCGTTTGAAGATTACTTCAAAAAAGTGCAAATCTCACATCTCTCCGGCGAAGCGCCGGATATCTACAACGTCTATTCACTCTGGGGCGTGCAGTTGGTCAATTCCGGCGTGCTCGATCCGCCGCCGGCGGAAGTTGTCAATGACGTCACGCAAAACTACATCGCGGCCGCGATCAAAGGCGTCACCATCAACGGCGAAATTTGGGGCATTCCCGGCGAGTTGGACAACTACTGTCTGGTTTACAACAAAAAAATTCTCAAAGAAATCGGCGCGGTGGATGAACACGGCGCAGCCAGGCCGCCGGCAACCTGGGAGGAGTTGATCGACATTGCCAAGCGCGCGACCACGTTTGACAGCGAAGGCAACATTTTGCGCTACGGCTATGCGTTTTTGGTGGGATGGGATTCGGCGGTGGTGCATCCCTTTCTCGCGCTGCTTTACAGCAACGGTGGCCGTTTTCTCACCGCCGATGGCAAACAATGCGCTTTCAACGGGCCGCAGGGCGTTGCAGCATTGCAGGCGGAATTGCGCCTGTTCCACGAAAAAGGCACGGATACGCGCGGCAGCGTGTGGGAATTTCCCAATCAGCGCGTGGCGATGATGATCATGGCCACGTGGTACGAAAGCGAACTCGAGTTGCTGCTGGGCCGCGCGTATGAGGAAACCGTCGGCACCGCGCCGATTCCCCGCTTGGGCAGCGCGCCGGCCACCCTGCTCTACACCTGGTTCCTGTGCGTTGACAGTCGCAGCCGGCACAAAAAGGAAGCGTGGGATCTTTTGATGTGGCTGACCGCGGAACTGCAAGCCGGCAAACAAACCACGCGCCTGGGAGATTTCTTCTGCACAACGCTGAAGGCGCTGCCCGGCCGCAAGATCGACATTGCGAATCATCAAGACGAGCTGAACGATTTGTATACTTCGGCATTTGTGAAAGAATTGGAGAACTCGATCACCGAGCCGAACCTCGATCAGGGCCAGGAGATCAAAATGATTCTGATGAATGCGATTGTCGATGCCTGGCACGGCAAACGTGGCGCGCCGGAGGCGCTGAACTACGCCGCGAAAAAGATCGATTACATCCTGCGGGAGTTTGTCACGCGCGGAAATGACTGA
- a CDS encoding S8 family serine peptidase, whose translation MKIFSVRLAVILLVILNLTRASGQTVPEKFLWLNGNTLDSRVHEKVHMLEKKEGHVYFTTSTRENEIQVHDIDLTEMISVIVEFKTTPLFLQKKQRSTAESSATDFESLFVRFSQELRTIHSGLLRRISVNLSQPRIQRKFYKALTGVSVIVPRAAIPELLKLNYVKKIHLDKQMQAFLEDTVPLIRADSVWQEFGTQGDSIVVGILDTGIDYHHSALGGGFGPGHKIIGGYDLVNDDGDPMDDNGHGTAVAGIVAANSDMLKGVAPGAWLMAFKVLNADGLGTESDVIAGIERALDPNDDDDFSDKVDVVNMSLGGRGNPDDAISTAVDNAVKLGVVFCVAAGNSYEYNTIASPGTARLAITVGATTKTDQIAAFSSKGPTLVTHAIKPDVVAPGVDVNTTTTGGGTKAVNGTSVATPHVAGVCALLKKIHPDWHPDKAKSALMTTAVDVRAHVMAQGAGRIDALAAARAKVFAVPPHLSFGLDDVGYDNWTVSDTITIFNQSPEDQEFAVSVTGLRPGILLEASSSRFRIPSGDSQQVVLTLMVENDRVPYLQREPLAYAGTVFVNGSTDTLRLPWAFVKSSKILFTFDEPFDYLVLASKDISHLLTYNPNRSPEIFTAPGIYDLVAVFGLPDSVKIVIQENLAISGFMNVEVNSAEAKHRIDFQGVDPMGRLLFALPAADYRVNYCVTFPDSSANAFTYGSIKTDHLFVSDFSNRFVIVTGQFQRDSQPLENIHVVQFPPLIGADRDMVFSNSPSDFTLQRLNIKFPPRTLDPTLYVLYLTRIFRRGGYAYFGGAAGEHTFGQDEWTGNLYLTPDAHEDYGTTVMLSAYDQKRVAGNLFSGMWIETDPLVFQGDSLGNYMGIDPWAAVYFSPNQGEMTYGMSPIHTDGFLNNNFYGQSNIAAFPKFYGPLNERRFSDIYRSTYTIFNSRNILVASDTLSKFSPINVPPGPYRLEVSNRNYYVENLRGTASLISKFDLSQKDANPPLFTSLRVLDSEGKATSKLQPGKVASLVYSAADFVTSRRDQQDIMLYKAIPTDSTRLWYREFGTTDWHEMAIHHTLEDSSNAGVQPLLQQLLALSIIGFPAGKFFKADFANLAGLDSAAIDIRIEIRDQSGNASIWTLEPAFAIGDFATSVNLESETATQPALPRRFALYPSYPNPFNPSTIITFDLPGTERVTIKIYDALGREVKSLLDETRKPGRYRIAWNGLTNRKTLAASGVYICQIRAGQWKASQKLLLLR comes from the coding sequence ATGAAGATCTTTTCCGTCAGATTGGCTGTAATTCTCCTCGTTATTCTGAACCTGACTCGCGCTTCTGGACAAACCGTGCCAGAAAAGTTTCTCTGGTTGAATGGCAACACACTCGACTCTCGTGTGCATGAAAAAGTCCATATGCTTGAGAAGAAGGAAGGGCATGTCTATTTCACTACTTCCACACGAGAGAATGAGATTCAGGTGCATGATATCGATTTGACGGAAATGATTAGTGTGATTGTCGAGTTCAAAACCACCCCCCTGTTTCTGCAAAAGAAGCAACGGTCCACGGCGGAATCATCGGCGACAGATTTTGAATCTCTTTTCGTGCGTTTCTCCCAGGAATTGCGGACAATCCATAGCGGCCTGCTGCGGCGGATCTCCGTGAACTTGAGCCAACCCCGAATACAACGAAAGTTCTACAAGGCCCTCACAGGCGTCAGTGTGATAGTTCCACGAGCGGCCATACCAGAGTTGCTGAAATTGAATTATGTGAAGAAAATCCACCTCGACAAGCAAATGCAGGCGTTTCTGGAAGATACCGTTCCGCTCATCCGCGCGGATTCTGTTTGGCAGGAATTTGGCACGCAAGGCGACAGCATCGTGGTCGGAATTCTGGATACCGGGATCGATTACCATCATTCGGCGCTCGGCGGTGGCTTTGGACCAGGCCACAAAATCATCGGTGGTTATGATTTGGTCAATGACGACGGCGATCCGATGGATGACAATGGCCATGGGACCGCGGTTGCTGGCATCGTGGCCGCCAACAGTGACATGCTGAAGGGTGTGGCGCCCGGAGCCTGGCTGATGGCATTCAAAGTGCTTAACGCCGATGGGCTTGGTACGGAATCAGATGTCATAGCTGGAATCGAGCGTGCCCTCGATCCCAACGATGATGACGATTTTTCTGACAAGGTCGATGTCGTCAACATGAGCCTGGGCGGGCGCGGCAATCCCGATGATGCCATTTCTACTGCCGTAGATAATGCCGTCAAACTTGGAGTTGTCTTCTGTGTTGCCGCCGGCAATAGCTACGAATACAACACCATCGCCAGTCCAGGCACTGCTCGATTGGCGATTACAGTAGGCGCGACTACCAAAACTGATCAAATCGCAGCGTTCAGTTCCAAGGGTCCCACATTGGTGACTCATGCCATCAAACCGGATGTCGTTGCGCCAGGCGTTGATGTCAATACGACAACCACGGGCGGCGGCACCAAGGCAGTCAACGGTACTTCGGTGGCTACTCCTCATGTTGCCGGTGTCTGTGCCTTGCTGAAAAAGATTCATCCAGATTGGCACCCGGACAAGGCCAAATCTGCGCTCATGACCACAGCAGTTGACGTTCGCGCTCATGTCATGGCGCAAGGAGCCGGCCGCATCGACGCGCTGGCGGCAGCGAGAGCAAAGGTTTTTGCCGTGCCTCCTCACCTTAGTTTCGGGCTTGATGATGTTGGGTACGATAATTGGACGGTGTCGGATACAATCACCATTTTCAATCAATCGCCAGAAGATCAAGAGTTCGCCGTATCCGTGACTGGCCTGCGCCCTGGCATTTTGCTGGAAGCTTCGTCCTCGCGTTTCCGAATACCTTCCGGAGATTCGCAGCAGGTCGTTCTCACACTCATGGTTGAAAACGACCGGGTGCCTTACCTCCAACGCGAGCCACTGGCCTATGCTGGGACCGTCTTTGTCAATGGCTCAACTGACACCCTGCGTTTGCCGTGGGCGTTTGTAAAGTCATCCAAGATCTTGTTCACGTTCGACGAGCCCTTTGACTATCTCGTTCTCGCCAGTAAAGACATTAGCCATCTCTTGACGTACAATCCAAATAGATCTCCCGAAATCTTCACAGCCCCAGGAATCTACGATTTGGTTGCCGTATTTGGCCTGCCCGATAGTGTGAAGATTGTCATCCAAGAAAACCTTGCCATTTCAGGATTCATGAATGTGGAGGTGAATTCGGCTGAAGCCAAACATCGCATTGACTTTCAAGGTGTTGATCCAATGGGGCGGTTGCTTTTTGCCCTTCCCGCGGCAGATTATAGGGTCAACTATTGTGTCACCTTTCCAGATTCCTCAGCCAATGCCTTTACATATGGCAGTATCAAAACTGATCATCTCTTTGTCTCGGACTTTTCCAACCGCTTTGTAATTGTAACAGGGCAGTTCCAACGCGATTCACAGCCGCTCGAGAACATTCATGTTGTTCAGTTCCCGCCGCTGATTGGGGCTGATCGCGATATGGTATTCTCGAATTCACCGAGTGATTTCACTCTACAACGTCTCAACATCAAGTTCCCACCAAGGACGCTGGATCCAACACTGTATGTCTTGTATCTGACGAGAATCTTCCGTCGCGGTGGGTACGCCTATTTCGGCGGTGCAGCCGGCGAGCATACTTTTGGCCAGGATGAATGGACCGGCAATCTGTACCTCACGCCAGATGCTCATGAAGACTATGGCACAACCGTGATGCTCAGTGCTTATGATCAAAAGCGTGTTGCCGGCAATCTCTTCTCAGGCATGTGGATAGAAACGGATCCGCTGGTGTTTCAGGGCGACAGCTTGGGAAACTACATGGGTATCGATCCTTGGGCAGCAGTCTATTTCTCACCCAACCAGGGTGAGATGACCTACGGCATGTCCCCCATCCACACTGATGGCTTTCTCAACAACAATTTCTATGGCCAGTCAAACATTGCTGCGTTTCCGAAGTTCTATGGGCCGCTAAACGAAAGAAGATTCTCGGACATTTATCGATCAACCTACACGATCTTCAACAGCCGAAATATTCTGGTCGCCTCCGATACGCTTAGCAAATTCAGCCCCATCAATGTCCCCCCAGGCCCGTATCGCCTCGAAGTCAGCAATAGAAACTACTATGTCGAAAACCTGCGTGGCACAGCGAGCTTGATCTCCAAGTTTGACCTTTCCCAAAAAGATGCCAACCCGCCGCTATTCACTTCATTGCGCGTTTTAGACAGTGAAGGCAAGGCTACCTCCAAGCTCCAACCAGGCAAGGTGGCATCACTGGTTTATTCTGCTGCCGATTTTGTTACGAGCCGGAGGGATCAGCAGGATATCATGCTTTACAAGGCCATCCCCACCGACTCGACTCGCCTCTGGTATAGAGAATTCGGAACAACCGATTGGCACGAAATGGCGATCCACCACACTCTGGAGGATTCAAGTAACGCGGGTGTTCAACCGCTACTCCAGCAGCTCCTGGCATTGAGTATCATCGGCTTCCCGGCAGGAAAATTCTTCAAGGCTGATTTCGCGAATCTTGCCGGCCTCGATTCGGCGGCAATCGACATTCGGATTGAAATACGAGATCAAAGCGGCAATGCGTCGATTTGGACGCTGGAACCTGCCTTCGCGATCGGCGACTTCGCCACGAGCGTGAACCTTGAATCGGAAACAGCAACACAGCCCGCACTGCCCCGTAGGTTTGCACTTTATCCGAGCTATCCCAATCCATTCAACCCGAGCACTATCATTACCTTCGATTTGCCCGGCACCGAACGAGTCACAATTAAAATCTATGATGCGCTCGGCCGGGAGGTCAAATCGTTGCTGGATGAGACGCGCAAACCCGGGCGATATCGAATCGCTTGGAACGGCTTGACGAATAGAAAAACGCTCGCAGCTTCGGGCGTTTACATATGCCAGATCAGAGCTGGGCAATGGAAAGCAAGTCAGAAACTACTTCTGCTGCGATAG
- a CDS encoding glycoside hydrolase family 9 protein, with translation MKNNKLLVLFLPSIALLAAAAFSAVAAEKTVYLRANQIGYLPEDDKIAIAFAQQSLARSRFEIIDAATGKRVWGPQTVGENAGAYGNFAFHYRLDFTALRKAGRYKVRLSGTAFESLPFHLGPEAYNQHHELLLAYMRQQRCGYNPFLDEVCHQKDGRTMYGPMPDSTFIDVSGGWHDAGDYLRYLLTSGNAVCRLLFSYRENKSKFKDEYDALGHARANGIPDILDEAKWGLDWMLKMHPAPDQLFHQVADDRDHMGWDLPYEDTSDYGWGPGSYRVTYYATGKPQGLGQYQNTSTGIANLAGRYAAAMAMAADIWQNDLNDAAFAGQCLKAGREVYTMGKRQPGSCEGVPCRAPYRYYENTWADDMEWGAAEMFKVTRVASYLEDAKSFARLINTTSWMGADTANHYEYYPYVNLGHYALYPLVDKALQDTLAGFYRHGLEGVLRRAQENPYRMGVPFIWCSFNLVTDFIAHGLAYEKMTGDRQYQQFILENRDWLLGRNPWGISAFVGIPQEGGNTPQFPHSVIADKTGRELTGGLNDGPVYASIFKSLKGIRLSREDPYAAFQSDLVVYHDDRWDYSTNEPIMDGTANASFFMAHFANDRAR, from the coding sequence ATGAAAAACAACAAACTGCTGGTGTTATTCCTGCCCAGTATCGCGCTGCTTGCCGCCGCTGCGTTCAGCGCAGTGGCCGCAGAGAAAACCGTTTATCTCCGCGCCAATCAAATCGGCTACCTGCCGGAAGATGACAAGATCGCGATTGCATTTGCGCAGCAATCGCTGGCGCGCAGCCGCTTCGAGATCATCGATGCAGCCACCGGCAAGCGCGTGTGGGGGCCGCAAACGGTCGGCGAGAACGCCGGCGCGTACGGCAATTTCGCCTTTCACTACCGCCTGGATTTCACCGCCTTGCGGAAAGCCGGCCGGTACAAAGTGCGGCTCAGCGGCACTGCCTTTGAATCACTGCCCTTCCATCTCGGCCCCGAGGCCTACAACCAGCACCATGAGCTGTTGCTCGCCTACATGCGCCAGCAGCGCTGCGGCTACAATCCCTTTCTCGACGAAGTATGCCACCAGAAAGACGGCCGCACCATGTACGGCCCGATGCCCGACAGCACGTTCATTGACGTGAGCGGCGGTTGGCACGATGCCGGCGACTACCTGCGCTATCTGCTCACCTCCGGCAACGCCGTGTGCCGCCTGCTCTTTTCCTATCGCGAGAACAAAAGCAAATTCAAAGACGAATATGATGCCCTCGGCCACGCACGAGCCAACGGCATTCCCGACATCCTCGACGAGGCCAAATGGGGTTTGGATTGGATGTTGAAAATGCACCCGGCGCCCGATCAGCTCTTTCATCAAGTCGCGGACGATCGCGATCACATGGGTTGGGACCTGCCGTATGAGGACACTTCGGATTACGGCTGGGGGCCGGGCAGCTATCGCGTGACTTACTATGCCACCGGCAAACCGCAGGGATTGGGGCAATATCAAAACACCTCCACCGGCATTGCCAATCTTGCCGGCCGTTATGCCGCTGCCATGGCCATGGCTGCCGACATTTGGCAAAACGACTTGAACGATGCCGCATTTGCGGGACAATGCCTCAAAGCCGGGAGGGAAGTTTATACGATGGGCAAACGCCAGCCCGGTTCCTGCGAGGGTGTGCCCTGCCGCGCGCCCTATCGCTACTACGAAAACACCTGGGCGGATGACATGGAATGGGGCGCCGCGGAAATGTTCAAAGTGACGCGCGTGGCTTCCTATCTCGAAGACGCGAAGAGTTTCGCGCGCTTGATCAACACCACCTCGTGGATGGGCGCGGATACCGCCAATCACTACGAATATTATCCCTACGTCAATCTCGGGCATTATGCCTTGTACCCGCTGGTGGACAAAGCCTTGCAAGATACGCTTGCGGGTTTTTATCGCCACGGCCTCGAGGGCGTTTTGCGGCGCGCCCAGGAAAATCCCTATCGCATGGGTGTGCCGTTCATTTGGTGCTCATTCAATCTGGTGACGGATTTCATTGCGCATGGCCTGGCTTATGAGAAAATGACCGGTGACCGGCAGTATCAGCAATTCATTCTGGAAAATCGCGACTGGCTGCTCGGCCGCAATCCCTGGGGCATCAGCGCGTTCGTCGGCATTCCCCAAGAAGGCGGAAACACACCGCAATTTCCCCACAGCGTGATCGCCGACAAAACCGGCCGGGAACTCACCGGCGGTTTGAATGACGGGCCGGTGTATGCCAGCATCTTCAAGAGCCTGAAAGGCATTCGCCTGTCGCGTGAAGATCCCTATGCCGCGTTTCAATCCGACCTGGTGGTTTATCATGATGATCGTTGGGACTACTCCACCAACGAGCCGATCATGGACGGCACCGCCAATGCCTCGTTTTTCATGGCACATTTTGCCAACGATCGCGCACGCTGA